In Oncorhynchus masou masou isolate Uvic2021 chromosome 11, UVic_Omas_1.1, whole genome shotgun sequence, the genomic stretch TGTATGAACATAAAATAAGAACGCTTTCCctttttattttatacagtatacAAGTACAGCTGCTGAGCCTGGTTCTGTTGACGTGGGAACAGAGCTAGGGGACAGGGTTAGGTTGTATCACTGGCACTTGGTGGAGCTGGGAGGTGTGCTTGTCAGAGGGTTCTGTTCCTTCCTGGCTCTGGGAGGTGGCAGTGGAGGTGGTGTTTGGGGTAGTCAGGGTTTCCTCTTTGGGCTGCTTGCAGGCAAACTCTGTAATACTGAAGACAAACTGCATGCAGCCCAGCTTGACGAAGCTGCCGTGGTGGAGCAGGGCAGTGCCCTCCCAGCCTGCCCCACTGCCCCCAATCAGACTGGAACTGCTGGCCTTGCAGTCGCAGGAGGATCTGGACAAAGTCCCTTGACACTGGCTCATCACCCCCTCCTCTAGCACCATGGGCTCCCCCGCACCTTCCACTTCCTGTTTCCTCCTCTTGCAGCGCTCTGTGGGTAAAAGACATTACAAACAATCAGACCTTGTTAAAGCAAGGTCCATCTCTGTTAAAGCAGATCTGTGTCTGCTTTAACAACATTAGGAAATATGCCATCATGGTCATTACTAAAAGGTGAAGGTGAACTACTTCCTTCCTGTTTCTATAGGAAGCGGTGACAGAGGAGCTCCACTCACTGATAATGTTCTGCACTTTGGAGACCAGGCTGCTGGAGGGGCTGGGGCCAGTCTTCTCAGAGAAGTCACAGGAGTACAGCACATTATCCACCATGGTCCCGTGTTCACTGTAGTTGAGAAGCTCATACTGCTTGGTGTTCTGATCGAGGTAAGAAAAATTACAaaataaaatattacatttacagagCAGCTACTAAAATAATCCCTCAAGCAAGGAAATATAAATCTGAAACATATTTATACCTTATTTCTGTACGAGTCAGAACTTATCGTAAAATTGTTTCCAATACCAAGAACATGTTTGAATGTGAAATAAATGAGCCACCCACCTCATCATAAAAGATGCAGGCATGTTTGCCTGACACATAATTACAATGACCATAGTTTGTAAGGCACACGTCCATGTCAGCACCTGCAAACAAGACACAGCCTATCAGCTAAATATGCCAGGGATGGAAGACACCATTACATGAAAAGGAGTTCCTGCTATTGGGTCATGTTGGGTTATCTGGGACAGAGGGAATCTTACCAGTTCCTATGTACAGGCTTCTGTAGCACATACTACAAGCTCCTCCTTTCCCAGTCAAAGGATAAAACACAGCCCTGGCCTGGATATCCTTGTTTTGTGCTGAGAAAATAAATAACACATTAACTCCTCAAAATGATGCTTTATACAGAACAATCAAAGTTAACAATATAGGACAAACTAATTCAAATGAGGGATGAAATTACAAACATGACGATGAAAGGGGGATAGAAGCAACGGACGTTAATAGAATTGAAAAGAATGATCGGCGTGAAGACGGTGAGGTAGGGTTAGTGAGGGAATGGCCAGGGAgtcagagtgagggagggatatAGGGAACACTGGGTGGTGGTCTTGATAATGAACAAGGGTTTCTTACCTTCCGTAGGCTGGGGTTGTGGCACAGGAGGTAGGCTGATACAGCTGCTCTGTGGAGGGGAAGGAGCTTTAGGGCCAAACAACTGCTGGATCCTCTGCCAGGCCAGGAGTTCAATAAACTTCTCATCTAGACTACTCATCTGAATCTCTGGAAAATAATCAAAGTTAAAGAGATATAGTGAATTCAGTTAGTGTGGATCTAACTTCTCCTCACCAATTATTCACATGTGAAACCAATCAAAATGTCGATCTCATTACGTCAGGTGAGACTTACCACCGTGGCAGTCTGCCACAGCCTTCAGACAGCTGGACAGGTCTCCCATAGAGAAAGAGCTGGGGAGCAGAGAACCACTCCTGGGGGTCACAACATCAAGACTGACTTTTCCACCTGCTGGTGGGGCAGTGGAGCCCAGCTTGGTCGTGCCCTTGATCTGGTATGGTGTTCCAGGTGGGGTGAGGGCACGGGTCACTGTGGTGCTGCTGCTAGTGGTCCGAGCAGGGCCCTCTGTGCCTTGGGAGGGTCTGTGAGGTGGAGAGGGACCTCTCGGTTCTGGTTTGAAGGGACTGGTGCATGGGGATGATGTCACTGCACAGAGTTTTAACAGGGTTTTCTCAGTCTTGACCACAGCTCTTCCAGTGTGGTTGGGTAACTCCGGGCCAGGGGCTGCTGGTGTCTGAGGAACAGGCCTATCAGGACCCGAGGGCTCTCTCAGTTTGTAGAGGTCATCCTGTCTGCAGGCCTCTGAACTCCCATTGGTCCGAGCCAGCTGCTCCAGAGGACTGTTAACATTACTGGGCCCACAGTAATGACAAGGCTTCTCTGTACACATGCTACACTTGCCTTCTTCGAGTGCAGGCGCCCCCTGGGGGCAAAATGCTGCACTGTCAGCCTTAGGCTTGGAGGCTGGCGACTCTGTCCTGTTAGAAGTGCACACTGCACCGCCACCCTCTGCTGTTCCACAAGGTTTGATGTCGGCCTTGTTCATTTGCTCAGAGTCCCACTCAGACGATGGCTTCTCCTTCTGCTTGGCCGATAGATGTCTCACTATGCTGCACTGGAGTGTGATGACGTCACGTAGCCACTGGGAGACAATAAaggaaaacaaaaacacattAAATCAGTATTAATCATGCTATCATGAAACATTGTATATCACTGCTGCGTAACACTCCAGTGTGTCCTACCTCCTGTTGCTCGTCCTCGCTCGTTAAGTGCTTAGAGGGTGTAACATGCTGGTGGGAGGATTCTGGACTGCCATTACAGATCAGCTCCCCATTGCGGATCCCAGCAGGGGCCATCATGGCCGGGGGACACTTGTATTGGGACTTTATAGCATCAGGGACCTGTCAAGAGACACACAATAGATTGAGTTACAGGATGTGACAACGGTGAACACAAAGGTGGTGTGTTATATTTCACAGTGACTAATAGGCTGACCTTGAGGGTTTTCTTCAGGTGTGTGTGGGCTCCTCGGCGAACGGGGGGATTGAGACGATGCACCCGCTGCAGGAAATCCACCTTGACGGCGTGTTGGGACATCCTGTCCTGAAACTGGTCAAACAGCTGGCAGCGGCCGCTCAACGTCAGGCTCCTCTGCTTCAGCTGGGAGAGAGGGGCACAAAATCAGGTCAATACCATTAAAACTTTATGTTTCAACACATGGATGTGTGTGACTATAAGCTTACTTGCACAACCGCActtaataaaggtgaaataaaatacgaAAATGACTTACCACCATGTGCTCTATGTGATTGGGGCACATCCACTTGCCCACGGGCATGGCAGTAAGAGGGGGGTCCAGACAGTCCATGTGGAACAAAAGGGGGCAATAGTCACACTGGATTAATGGTGCCAgcctgcagctcctacaacacaAACAGAGGAGATTGACAAAAACATGATGGGTTAGATATACAACTGATATCAAACAAGTAGACTGTAAAATATCCTCAAaatagagctagggttagtttgtcCTAATAGTTTAGTGAAAGAGGGGATCACTTGAGGACAAGAGATGAATGATTTTGAACACTGTCTGGAATCCTGGCAGTGTATCTGTGGTAGAGACCCCAAGCCAAGCCCCAAGGCTCATCATTCCAGAATATATAAAATTCTCAGTGAGATAGTTTAAattccctcttctctctggccaGCCATGTGGTTCTGAATTCTGTGGTATTCCTGACATAGCCATGGCTCTGATGCCAGCCCATAGAGGCGCTCTAGAGGGTCAGAAATAACACATAGCAACATTGTGGTGCCTCCGAAAACACATCAAGACAAACTCTACAACTCTtctaacttttttatttttttaaataaataatttatttttaaaatgggGTAGCCAGTCAGTCAGGCAACTGTTGAATACATCTCCCCAGGCCACCATGATCAAATAACTAACTAGCTTTAAGATTCTCAGCCGCACAACCCAATACAAGGAAAATATTAGAAAAAAAAAGAAACTAGGCAAATATTACTTTATATCATGATTCTAATAGACTgctgtaaaaacaaaacaaataaataagaCAAAACACAAACTCTGTTTGGCATTCAGGAATGCCTTCAAACAAAAATGTCTGCTGAACAGATGTGTACTGCTATTGAATCCAAAACGCTGTTCCAATGGGGTGCCTGCCTCTCATTTAAGACCAAGCCATGCGTTCTGAAAGATAGTCT encodes the following:
- the LOC135548384 gene encoding PHD finger protein 12-like, which gives rise to MWDKMETPAIVYDLDTSGGLMQQIQALLAPPKSEDGEKRSRKPDKNARRAGRATNHDTCDSCREGGDLLCCDHCPAAFHLQCCNPPLSKEMLPPGDWMCHRCMVRRKKRELKKEQINGLLERQLSKQSSSPAAELELAPGTLRLDPTAAVGGTTGLRATAVAQVRLLERRPSSRPNTPTSTASTDTPTPSEQNYMDDDMLDVEDDAQGSEPESSTPHLKRPFDLLIAAAMERNPTQFQLPNELTCTTALPGTSKKRRRDEMTGKNVKRPQHELDHNGLVPLPVKVCYPCGRSCRLAPLIQCDYCPLLFHMDCLDPPLTAMPVGKWMCPNHIEHMVLKQRSLTLSGRCQLFDQFQDRMSQHAVKVDFLQRVHRLNPPVRRGAHTHLKKTLKVPDAIKSQYKCPPAMMAPAGIRNGELICNGSPESSHQHVTPSKHLTSEDEQQEWLRDVITLQCSIVRHLSAKQKEKPSSEWDSEQMNKADIKPCGTAEGGGAVCTSNRTESPASKPKADSAAFCPQGAPALEEGKCSMCTEKPCHYCGPSNVNSPLEQLARTNGSSEACRQDDLYKLREPSGPDRPVPQTPAAPGPELPNHTGRAVVKTEKTLLKLCAVTSSPCTSPFKPEPRGPSPPHRPSQGTEGPARTTSSSTTVTRALTPPGTPYQIKGTTKLGSTAPPAGGKVSLDVVTPRSGSLLPSSFSMGDLSSCLKAVADCHGEIQMSSLDEKFIELLAWQRIQQLFGPKAPSPPQSSCISLPPVPQPQPTEAQNKDIQARAVFYPLTGKGGACSMCYRSLYIGTGADMDVCLTNYGHCNYVSGKHACIFYDENTKQYELLNYSEHGTMVDNVLYSCDFSEKTGPSPSSSLVSKVQNIIKRCKRRKQEVEGAGEPMVLEEGVMSQCQGTLSRSSCDCKASSSSLIGGSGAGWEGTALLHHGSFVKLGCMQFVFSITEFACKQPKEETLTTPNTTSTATSQSQEGTEPSDKHTSQLHQVPVIQPNPVP